The Tripterygium wilfordii isolate XIE 37 chromosome 4, ASM1340144v1, whole genome shotgun sequence genome has a window encoding:
- the LOC119997555 gene encoding uncharacterized protein At2g33490-like — MKSPLGKLRKFALHDKNDANDKRDFSPSAQIDELARAAQDMQEMRDCYDSLLSAAAAIANSAYEFSESLREMGSCLLEKTAPHEDEESYKLLSMLGKTQFELQKLVDSYRSHIFMTITNPSESILNELRTVEDMKRQCDEKRTVYEHMMAQPKEKGRSKSGKGESFTRQQLQTAHDEYDEEATLCVFRLKSLKQGQSRCLLTQAARHHYAQLNFFRKGLKSLEAVDPHVRLVTQEQHIDYPLSGLEDDVGEDGGTDFANSYNTNEDGELSFDFRANKRGLDVVSSLKNSMEVDVVDSSFPQDSLAEYAEVNIDKSQGDHMAIGRERRVGSHSAPIFQERKSELLEKMRQIPSSTRKSNSYVLPTPLDAKGVIPSRKSNAIPQAKPANTSGRAYNLWHSSPLEQRKHEKDFNDGHLSELTALKKNLAQKESNTNIASQLPLPSKEGTSIPQLDTCNLSDTKKIKREAFSGPLASKPSFTRVFSELPQLVSGVASRVPVSQSSSSPKISPSASPPPASPRINELHELPRPPGNFGSKAARSQGFVGHSAPLASRNSEVSVSNKSLSATSNAASPLPTPPLTASRSFSVRSSNQRAMAIHVSKQLEPPQVADKAEEFDSPPLTPISRSLTSIKPVSTVTELVSQSGQSRGGADG; from the exons ATGAAGTCTCCACTGGGAAAATTGCGAAAATTCGCACTGCACGACAAAAATGATGCCAATGATAAAAGGGACTTTTCCCCTTCCGCTCAGATAGATGAGCTCGCTCGGGCTGCGCAG GATATGCAAGAAATGAGAGATTGCTATGACAGTTTACTTTCTGCCGCTGCTGCTATAGCAAACAGTGCATACG AATTCTCAGAGTCACTGCGAGAAATGGGTTCTTGCCTATTGGAGAAAACTGCACCAcatgaagatgaagaaagtt ATAAACTGTTGTCAATGTTGGGAAAAACGCAGTTTGAACTTCAGAAACTTGTTGATAGCTAT AGGTCTCATATATTCATGACAATTACAAACCCGTCGGAATCTATTCTCAATGAACTTCGGACAGTTGAG GATATGAAACGCCAATGTGATGAAAAGAG AACTGTATATGAACACATGATGGCTCAGCCAAAAGAAAAAGGACGATCAAAGAGTGGAAAAGGTGAAAGTTTTACTCGACAACAATTACAAACAGCTCATGATGAATACGATGAAGAGGCAACACTTTGTGTATTCCGGTTGAAATCTCTGAAGCAAGGGCAGTCTCGGTGTCTCCTTACACAGGCTGCTCGTCACCATTATGCACag TTGAATTTTTTTCGAAAAGGTCTAAAATCACTTGAGGCAGTTGATCCTCACGTTAGGCTGGTCACTCAAGAGCAGCATATTGACTATCCACTTTCTGGACTTGAAGATGATGTTGGGGAGGATGGTGGGACTGATTTTGCGAATAGCTATAATACTAATGAGGATGGGGAACTGAGTTTTGACTTTAGAGCAAATAAGCGAGGTCTTGATGTTGTTTCCTCCTTGAAGAATTCAATGGAG GTTGACGTAGTCGACTCTTCATTTCCCCAAGATTCATTAGCAGAATATGCAGAG GTAAATATTGACAAAAGCCAAGGGGATCACATGGCTATAGGTAGAGAACGTAGAGTTGGCAGCCATTCAGCCCCCATATTCCAAGAAAGGAAATCTGAGCTCCTCGAAAAAATGAGACAAATTCCATCATCAACAAGGAAATCTAATTCTTATGTTCTTCCCACACCCCTTGATGCAAAGGGTGTTATACCTTCAAGAAAAAGTAATGCAATCCCCCAAGCAAAGCCGGCAAACACAAGTGGTCGAGCCTATAACTTGTGGCATTCTTCTCCTTTGGAACAGAGGAAACATGAGAAAGATTTTAATGATGGTCATTTGTCAGAGCTCACTGCCTTGAAAAAAAACTTGGCACAGAAAGAGAGCAACACTAACATTGCCAGCCAGCTACCCCTGCCTTCAAAAGAGGGAACTTCTATTCCACAGCTTGATACTTGTAATTTGTCTGatacaaagaaaatcaaaagagagGCTTTCTCTGGCCCATTAGCTAGTAAGCCATCCTTTACGCGAGTATTCTCCGAACTTCCTCAACTAGTTTCTGGTGTGGCTTCTCGTGTGCCTGTATCTCAATCTTCTTCATCTCCAAAAATATCCCCAAGTGCGTCACCTCCTCCTGCTTCACCCAGAATAAATGAACTTCATGAGCTTCCTAGACCACCAGGTAATTTTGGCAGCAAGGCAGCTAGATCTCAAGGATTTGTTGGCCACTCTGCTCCGTTGGCCTCTCGAAATTCAGAAGTTTCTGTGTCCAATAAAAGTCTTTCAGCGACATCAAACGCTGCATCCCCTCTTCCAACTCCCCCATTGACAGCTTCCCGAAGTTTTTCTGTACGTTCAAGCAATCAGAGAGCTATGGCGATACATGTTTCTAAGCAGTTGGAGCCTCCTCAAGTTGCAGACAAGGCAGAAGAATTTGATTCTCCTCCATTGACACCTATTTCTCGTTCTCTTACGAGCATCAAGCCAGTATCAACTGTAACTGAGTTGGTCTCTCAATCTGGTCAAAGTAGAG GGGGAGCTGACGGGTGA